The following are encoded in a window of Deltaproteobacteria bacterium genomic DNA:
- a CDS encoding sulfite exporter TauE/SafE family protein — MIIYLFALLVIGIAAGFLGALLGLGGGIIVVPALTLIPYFHMTIHKAIAISMVGVLATSLGGTSRFISEGFTDLKLGILLMLGTTSGAIIGSLLSHTLKSRMLEMIFPVVLFYASYEMFKKRSADDNFNNGYAHYTIGIGLAFFAGIFSGIFGVGGGAINVPVMHLVMYAPIKVATATSNFMIGATASAATFVYLLKGAINFYAATPVTVGVFTGAKIGSGMLKRINTALLKRIFAVIMILIALEMLYHGIKAYL; from the coding sequence ATGATCATATATTTATTTGCATTGCTTGTTATAGGGATTGCCGCCGGTTTTCTTGGAGCCCTGTTGGGTCTCGGCGGCGGGATCATAGTTGTTCCTGCACTAACACTGATTCCTTACTTTCACATGACCATACATAAGGCTATTGCCATAAGCATGGTGGGTGTGCTTGCCACGTCCCTTGGCGGGACTTCAAGGTTTATTTCCGAAGGCTTTACGGATCTTAAGCTTGGAATACTCCTTATGCTCGGCACGACGTCGGGTGCTATTATCGGTAGCCTTTTATCACATACGCTTAAAAGCCGCATGCTCGAAATGATTTTTCCTGTTGTTTTATTTTACGCGTCTTATGAAATGTTTAAAAAACGGTCTGCGGACGATAATTTTAACAACGGCTATGCGCATTATACGATCGGCATAGGGCTCGCCTTTTTTGCTGGGATATTCTCAGGCATATTCGGGGTAGGAGGCGGTGCCATTAATGTACCCGTAATGCATCTCGTAATGTATGCCCCTATAAAGGTTGCAACTGCAACAAGCAATTTTATGATAGGCGCAACGGCGTCGGCTGCAACGTTTGTATATCTGCTTAAAGGGGCCATAAACTTTTATGCTGCAACGCCTGTTACTGTTGGTGTTTTTACTGGTGCCAAGATCGGGTCGGGTATGCTTAAAAGGATCAATACCGCGCTATTGAAGCGCATATTTGCCGTTATAATGATACTCATAGCACTTGAGATGCTTTATCACGGGATTAAGGCGTATCTATGA
- a CDS encoding LysM peptidoglycan-binding domain-containing protein, with protein sequence MQKIFKLVLILGIMGTGIGCATSKVIEKGSVNPALIGITSTTAAGLTATAITSVSSDSCTTTSENNGDIIHIMDHSKSPLTGETVTSDIDIPTVMNEKVKYFINYFSNVQHDVFVKWLERSERYIPEMKEILKEHGLPEDLVYMALIESGFNTKAVSSKRACGQWQFIRSTARLYGLKVNWWIDERRNPEKATLAAALYLKNLYDTFGSWYLAEAAYNAGPIKIMHAIQLKKTDNFWKLSEYRYLRKETRDYVPKLIAAAMIAKNPVMFGFTELTYEKPIIDDKVVLDHQIDLHVAARLADVSYKVIKELNPELLRWATPPVKSYTLNLPDGTKTQFLKGLKKIPQRDWFTYKRYVIRQGDTLYAISRLYGVPIARLREMNRIRFVRYLRPGHAIIIPVSPYEHRRPIEYTEIRHARYVTMHSASTNYIYYRVRNGDTLWDISRKFDVSIHRIKYINHIYRTSFIKPNMVLRIPRVFASEG encoded by the coding sequence ATGCAGAAAATATTCAAACTGGTTTTGATTTTAGGGATCATGGGTACGGGTATTGGGTGTGCCACTTCAAAGGTCATTGAGAAAGGGAGTGTAAATCCTGCGTTAATAGGTATAACATCAACCACAGCCGCAGGGTTGACAGCTACGGCTATAACATCGGTGTCTTCTGATTCTTGCACAACCACGTCGGAGAATAACGGGGATATAATCCATATAATGGATCACAGCAAATCGCCTTTGACAGGTGAAACCGTGACAAGCGATATAGATATTCCAACCGTAATGAATGAGAAGGTAAAATACTTTATTAATTATTTTTCTAATGTTCAGCACGATGTATTCGTAAAGTGGCTTGAGCGTTCCGAGAGATATATACCGGAGATGAAAGAAATTCTTAAAGAACACGGGCTTCCGGAGGATCTTGTATATATGGCTTTGATAGAAAGCGGTTTTAACACAAAAGCTGTGTCAAGTAAACGTGCATGCGGTCAATGGCAGTTTATAAGAAGTACTGCGAGGTTATACGGGCTTAAGGTGAATTGGTGGATAGACGAACGTAGAAATCCCGAAAAGGCTACACTCGCCGCCGCACTTTATCTGAAAAACCTTTATGACACCTTCGGTTCATGGTATCTTGCAGAGGCTGCTTACAATGCAGGTCCGATAAAAATAATGCATGCTATACAGCTAAAGAAGACAGATAATTTCTGGAAACTTTCCGAATACAGGTATTTAAGGAAAGAGACAAGAGACTATGTGCCGAAGCTTATTGCAGCAGCCATGATTGCAAAGAACCCTGTGATGTTCGGCTTTACTGAGCTGACGTACGAGAAGCCGATAATCGACGACAAGGTTGTTCTTGACCATCAAATAGATCTGCATGTGGCAGCAAGGCTTGCGGATGTAAGTTATAAAGTCATCAAAGAGCTTAACCCCGAATTGCTCAGATGGGCGACTCCCCCGGTAAAATCTTATACGTTAAACCTGCCTGATGGAACAAAGACTCAATTCCTCAAAGGATTAAAAAAAATCCCTCAGAGGGATTGGTTCACTTATAAAAGATATGTGATAAGGCAGGGAGACACACTATACGCGATTTCAAGGCTGTACGGCGTTCCCATAGCACGGCTTAGAGAGATGAATCGCATAAGATTTGTCAGGTATCTCAGGCCTGGACATGCAATCATAATACCGGTGAGTCCGTACGAGCACAGAAGGCCTATCGAATATACGGAGATACGGCATGCCAGGTATGTGACTATGCATAGTGCCTCAACGAATTATATATATTACAGGGTAAGGAACGGTGATACTCTGTGGGATATATCCCGTAAGTTTGATGTATCCATCCACAGGATAAAGTATATAAACCATATATACAGGACGAGTTTTATAAAACCGAATATGGTTTTGAGAATACCGAGAGTTTTCGCGAGTGAGGGATAG
- the recO gene encoding DNA repair protein RecO — MHIFNSEGIVLNKIKYLESDLIVTIFLKDEGKIKAIAKGGAKSRKRFAAAFEVGNDGEFGIVEKHIHQLMRIEHAHINNYFLNIRKDYNKLLMLFHFLSITDNLLPEKQKNEKLFDVFLTALRLLEEDHPVLAIRLFYESYLLKMNGILPYIKNCESCGGGLDYDDTYITFKNGRIICKSCIMNDIAVRRIPLNVIILLNSINERIVDFKEFLSIDIPLDMFGFTMRHISDYIGRPQTIWQMINNNI, encoded by the coding sequence ATGCATATCTTTAACTCGGAAGGTATTGTTTTAAACAAGATCAAGTACCTTGAATCGGATCTTATCGTTACTATCTTCTTGAAAGATGAAGGGAAGATAAAGGCAATTGCCAAGGGCGGAGCGAAAAGCAGAAAAAGGTTTGCCGCGGCGTTTGAGGTCGGGAATGACGGAGAATTCGGCATTGTAGAAAAACACATACATCAGCTTATGAGAATAGAGCATGCACATATAAATAATTATTTTCTTAATATAAGAAAGGATTACAATAAGTTGTTAATGTTGTTTCATTTCTTGAGTATTACGGACAATTTATTACCCGAGAAACAAAAAAACGAAAAATTGTTTGATGTGTTTCTCACGGCATTACGGCTCCTTGAGGAGGATCATCCCGTTTTGGCAATCAGGCTTTTTTACGAATCATATCTGCTAAAAATGAACGGCATATTACCCTATATCAAGAATTGCGAATCTTGCGGCGGCGGGCTTGATTATGACGATACTTACATTACGTTTAAAAACGGCAGGATAATTTGCAAATCTTGCATAATGAATGATATTGCGGTAAGGCGTATACCTTTGAACGTTATAATTCTGTTAAACAGCATTAACGAACGGATAGTGGATTTTAAGGAATTCCTGTCTATAGATATTCCATTGGATATGTTTGGGTTTACGATGAGGCACATATCCGATTACATAGGCAGACCTCAAACGATATGGCAGATGATCAACAATAATATATAA
- a CDS encoding site-2 protease family protein, with amino-acid sequence MSRDYIDNIQIDLEKLHDDYYGYKQPEKAKIKILTPAILFVITFLATIVAGALQVGVNPISSPGSLYLGLPFALTIMAILLSHEMGHFLVSRYHNVVATLPYFIPAPNILGTFGAFIRMKSPIPDRNALIDIGAAGPIAGFIVALPALIVGIKLSPLLASSGVEGIKLGNSLLVKLLSHILRPNIPPGHEIAFGPIAFAGWIGMFVTAMNLIPIGQLDGGHIAYALFGKWYNMIARLALIGLVVIGIMSWNVWLFWALIILILGIRHPSPMDPFQPLDSKRKIIGWIAVIIFIITFIPVPFSGF; translated from the coding sequence ATGAGCAGAGATTATATTGACAATATTCAGATAGACCTTGAAAAGCTTCATGACGATTATTATGGGTATAAACAGCCGGAGAAGGCAAAGATTAAAATTCTAACGCCCGCTATTTTATTCGTTATAACTTTTCTCGCAACAATAGTTGCAGGTGCACTTCAGGTTGGTGTGAATCCGATATCATCGCCTGGAAGTCTTTATCTGGGTTTACCTTTCGCCCTTACCATAATGGCCATCCTTTTATCTCACGAGATGGGGCATTTCCTTGTTTCAAGATACCATAATGTAGTTGCTACATTACCTTACTTTATTCCTGCACCTAACATACTCGGAACGTTCGGCGCTTTTATCCGTATGAAATCACCCATCCCGGATCGTAATGCGCTTATCGATATAGGCGCTGCAGGACCGATTGCAGGTTTTATTGTAGCACTGCCGGCCCTTATTGTGGGTATAAAGTTATCTCCATTATTGGCTTCATCGGGTGTAGAAGGTATAAAGCTGGGGAATTCGCTGCTCGTAAAACTTCTATCACACATATTAAGACCCAACATTCCGCCGGGCCATGAGATTGCGTTCGGACCAATAGCCTTTGCTGGCTGGATAGGCATGTTCGTTACAGCCATGAATCTTATACCGATAGGCCAATTGGACGGCGGCCATATCGCCTATGCATTATTTGGTAAATGGTATAACATGATTGCAAGGTTAGCCCTGATCGGGCTTGTTGTCATTGGCATAATGTCATGGAACGTATGGCTGTTCTGGGCTTTGATCATATTGATTCTCGGGATAAGACATCCAAGTCCCATGGATCCATTCCAGCCGCTCGATTCAAAAAGAAAGATCATAGGCTGGATCGCTGTTATTATCTTTATAATAACATTTATTCCTGTGCCTTTCTCAGGATTTTAA
- a CDS encoding methyl-accepting chemotaxis protein encodes MKYANRILAVFFFINSLIIIGSFSAILAFTYSLRITDHIYNLIIIVSAVVTGTVIFLIINPFLLKSSKGILNNDYGSTDTKQIGRIASYPFRAVPLNVLILMFVIFVYLITGSRVGAITLEIKPAGFIITFVFIVITAVIAQVYSFKLFTNFFVTQAIKKLNVVNLHSVYVPVRYKLIIIFGLLIISSYSLIMYAIYKTANDYTRRNLYGTTYNVISRIDGLINNNVNADTILSGMSHSLGNRYGIYLYDPATKNVKSYTNDKIPDVVLTQLDNKNIIIDKKDKSIFFLSQAPVNVDGIKYYLLLDVKRIYEQLYSGFIQDMAFTGILMIIIILITAILVSDDISSNEKELTGYSIRLSDKDLTGVPDVLSTDEFASIGISMKKVILNFRESWRRMTAGIISMNNLITSLSEVLSEVKTDIYKQKKHTRELLSTCDLLKDSSQRILQNIVPLSVQAQDKSERINTIIQHEKELSSFINFTQSGLQRVLGMIGKSINFYEEIRHKLLISKDEMLGLNELSKSVDSKVAALTSGINEIVNESNSVKTFNEGLTGLSAGIAADAEEIDHILDRLNILFSSFSSHILQADDMLGIIHNVAERTNLLSINAFILAASPQTTKQNFKVVAEEIKKLAERARSGSREVSESTSAVRKTIENASSGIKLADQFTALIKQSFDDMSFSVNKMSNSFVKLSGHLEEDKEIFNRLKTLDAGNMAESIKAVDRSVEKLSSIIELLTKMKNSVTNLQDIFIKLMETKEKNGATSNLLYDSVDNMKAFTGYINDTLAAQINGQIDAATALARELVNHLELNEKNVNELEETIKTLSTGLDSLSGIIRIFRV; translated from the coding sequence ATGAAATACGCTAATAGGATACTGGCAGTATTTTTCTTTATAAATAGTTTGATCATTATCGGTTCATTCAGTGCGATACTGGCTTTCACATATTCGCTGCGGATAACGGACCACATCTATAACCTGATTATTATTGTTTCGGCGGTCGTAACGGGTACCGTGATTTTCTTAATCATAAATCCGTTTTTACTTAAAAGCTCTAAAGGCATATTGAACAATGATTACGGCAGTACCGATACAAAACAGATAGGCCGCATCGCATCTTACCCTTTTAGAGCCGTACCTTTGAACGTATTGATATTGATGTTCGTCATTTTCGTTTATCTCATCACCGGCAGCCGTGTTGGAGCCATAACATTGGAGATCAAGCCTGCCGGGTTTATCATCACGTTTGTTTTTATTGTGATAACAGCGGTTATCGCACAGGTATACTCGTTTAAGCTTTTCACCAATTTTTTTGTCACGCAGGCGATAAAAAAACTCAATGTCGTTAATTTGCACAGCGTATATGTACCGGTAAGATACAAGCTCATAATCATTTTCGGTTTACTCATAATCAGCTCATACTCTCTCATAATGTATGCCATCTATAAAACAGCCAACGATTATACCCGCCGCAACCTTTACGGCACTACGTATAATGTCATATCGCGCATAGACGGTCTTATAAACAACAATGTAAACGCCGACACCATACTATCCGGCATGTCGCATAGTTTGGGGAACCGGTACGGCATCTACCTGTATGACCCGGCAACAAAAAACGTAAAGAGTTACACCAATGATAAGATACCGGATGTTGTATTAACGCAGCTCGATAATAAAAACATAATAATTGATAAAAAAGATAAAAGCATATTTTTTCTTTCACAGGCTCCGGTTAATGTGGATGGGATTAAGTATTATCTTTTATTGGATGTAAAGCGGATTTACGAACAGTTGTACAGCGGGTTTATACAGGATATGGCGTTTACCGGTATATTGATGATAATCATTATCCTCATTACCGCTATACTCGTATCCGATGATATCTCATCGAATGAAAAGGAATTAACGGGTTATTCTATAAGGCTTTCAGATAAAGACCTGACAGGAGTGCCCGACGTTCTCTCAACCGATGAATTTGCTTCAATCGGGATTAGCATGAAAAAAGTCATCCTCAATTTTCGTGAGTCGTGGCGCAGGATGACCGCGGGTATTATCTCCATGAATAATTTAATAACTTCACTGTCCGAGGTCCTTTCGGAAGTGAAAACCGATATTTACAAACAAAAAAAACATACTCGGGAATTGTTGAGCACCTGTGATTTGCTGAAAGATTCCTCGCAGAGGATATTGCAAAACATAGTGCCATTGAGTGTGCAGGCACAGGATAAGAGCGAACGAATAAATACTATAATACAACACGAAAAGGAATTATCATCTTTCATTAATTTTACGCAGTCAGGCTTACAGAGGGTTCTCGGCATGATCGGCAAGAGCATCAATTTTTATGAGGAGATCAGACATAAATTATTGATCAGCAAGGATGAAATGCTGGGGCTCAATGAATTAAGCAAATCGGTTGATTCTAAGGTTGCAGCTCTGACTTCAGGAATAAATGAGATCGTCAATGAAAGTAATTCCGTAAAGACTTTTAATGAAGGGCTTACCGGGTTATCGGCAGGCATAGCAGCTGACGCTGAAGAGATAGACCATATTTTGGACAGATTAAATATTCTGTTCTCCAGTTTTTCATCGCACATACTGCAGGCAGACGATATGCTGGGCATCATTCATAACGTTGCGGAGAGAACAAACCTGTTGTCAATCAATGCATTTATACTTGCAGCCTCGCCGCAGACCACGAAGCAGAATTTTAAAGTGGTAGCAGAGGAGATCAAAAAACTGGCAGAGAGAGCAAGAAGCGGTTCGAGAGAAGTGTCCGAATCAACGAGTGCGGTGAGAAAAACTATTGAAAACGCTTCCTCCGGTATCAAGCTTGCGGATCAATTTACGGCGTTGATAAAGCAGTCATTCGATGACATGAGTTTTTCTGTAAATAAAATGAGTAATTCATTTGTAAAGCTTTCCGGGCATCTCGAGGAGGATAAAGAGATTTTCAATCGTTTGAAAACGTTAGATGCGGGAAACATGGCAGAGTCAATTAAGGCTGTAGATCGCTCGGTAGAAAAGCTGTCGTCTATCATTGAGCTATTAACAAAAATGAAAAATTCGGTAACCAATTTGCAGGATATCTTTATAAAACTTATGGAAACGAAGGAGAAAAATGGAGCAACATCAAACCTTCTTTACGATTCTGTCGATAACATGAAGGCATTCACGGGTTATATAAATGATACACTTGCTGCACAAATAAACGGTCAGATAGACGCAGCAACAGCTTTGGCACGGGAACTGGTTAATCACCTGGAGCTGAACGAAAAAAACGTAAATGAGCTTGAAGAGACCATTAAAACTCTTTCCACAGGGCTTGATTCATTAAGCGGTATCATCCGTATATTCCGGGTATAA
- a CDS encoding B12-binding domain-containing radical SAM protein: MRVLLINPPKLTKLTERVSYVHEPHHGLGYIASYLRQNGADVSIIDAQAEQLLLDELETRIRDVSPDIIGITAPTFLIKSAQDAARIIKEIDKNIITVIGGYHATAMPGQTLREFPHFDLLVHGEGELPFLNLINAIRDKRGFESVKGIAYRKGNDVVVNLPSEVIFDLDTLPFPAWDLFKLDRYHAHYSKKTDFLELPISTSRGCVSRCITCARVTGGRVRQRSIHSVIREMERMIDKFNAKRFVFMDETFTINMKRAGELCDAMIESGLNKKIEWLCQTRVDRVNPELLKKMRSAGCFLIAYGIESGNQEILNKMKKGTTIEHAVNAVKWAKAAGLTVDTFFILGLPHETEATINQTIKFAIKLDPDYANFFITVPYPGTELYEMAKTGDGGLNTLTGDWDMYGWQMGSAAELKQVSRKRLEALQLKAYMRFYLRLTKLKNMLNMVNIKVLPTYLNNIVRKKLGIR, from the coding sequence ATGAGAGTTTTATTGATTAATCCTCCAAAGCTGACGAAGCTTACAGAACGCGTTTCTTATGTCCATGAACCACATCATGGGCTTGGTTATATTGCATCTTATTTAAGACAAAACGGTGCGGATGTCAGCATCATTGATGCACAGGCAGAACAATTATTGCTTGATGAACTCGAGACAAGGATTAGAGATGTCTCTCCCGATATTATCGGTATCACCGCTCCGACCTTTCTTATTAAATCCGCACAAGATGCGGCAAGGATCATAAAAGAAATTGATAAAAACATTATTACCGTTATAGGTGGTTATCATGCAACGGCAATGCCGGGACAAACACTTAGGGAATTCCCGCATTTCGATCTGCTCGTTCATGGAGAAGGAGAGCTGCCGTTTCTTAATCTTATTAATGCCATCAGGGATAAACGCGGCTTTGAGAGTGTGAAAGGAATAGCTTATAGAAAAGGTAATGATGTTGTAGTAAATCTGCCTTCAGAAGTCATTTTTGATCTTGATACCCTTCCGTTCCCTGCATGGGATTTGTTCAAACTCGACAGATATCATGCCCATTATTCTAAAAAAACGGATTTTCTTGAACTGCCCATATCAACAAGCAGGGGCTGTGTAAGCAGGTGTATCACATGTGCGAGGGTTACAGGCGGCAGGGTAAGACAGAGATCGATCCATAGTGTGATTAGAGAAATGGAAAGAATGATCGATAAATTTAATGCAAAAAGATTCGTTTTTATGGATGAGACCTTTACCATAAACATGAAACGAGCGGGCGAGCTGTGTGATGCAATGATAGAGAGTGGTTTGAATAAAAAGATAGAATGGCTGTGCCAGACAAGGGTTGACAGGGTAAACCCCGAATTACTTAAAAAAATGCGTTCTGCGGGCTGCTTTTTGATTGCATACGGTATAGAATCGGGGAATCAGGAAATACTAAATAAAATGAAAAAGGGAACAACCATTGAGCATGCCGTCAATGCGGTTAAATGGGCGAAGGCTGCAGGTTTAACAGTGGACACATTTTTTATACTCGGTTTGCCGCATGAAACAGAGGCTACCATAAATCAGACAATAAAATTCGCGATAAAACTTGATCCCGATTATGCAAACTTTTTTATAACGGTGCCGTACCCCGGCACAGAACTTTATGAAATGGCAAAGACGGGTGACGGGGGGTTAAACACCCTGACGGGTGATTGGGACATGTATGGATGGCAAATGGGCAGTGCGGCAGAGTTAAAGCAGGTATCAAGAAAAAGGCTTGAAGCATTGCAGCTCAAAGCGTACATGAGATTTTATTTAAGGCTGACCAAATTAAAGAACATGTTAAACATGGTCAATATCAAGGTACTGCCTACATATCTTAATAATATTGTCCGGAAAAAACTTGGTATCCGGTAG
- a CDS encoding tetratricopeptide repeat protein, with amino-acid sequence MKHIIIVLMLFMPITGCVHYYHTTDIPVYTIDKTSKAEAYLMLSNTEAENGDAGPAIKNLKSAIENDPSSPYLYLKLAQLYGLKQEFKNADKAIDQALKIDPDYIPALYGKADLYSSEGKTKQAIGILKHIVVLNPDSENAYLALALTQYHSEDIKGAQSALKDMIIHIPSSPYSYYYLAKIAVDQKKYKDAIEYYNEAYKVAPDFYTALYEEADVYAYLKEYGNAVKTYNKLIKEGSPDTPVIYEKMGDLYLSEKDYTKAIGSYLKAQSSRSSITLQLKTGIAYVEAKDYKNAEVVFKDIIRSNPDFYRAYYYYGMLLAENRKYDAAINILNKVPEGDPVYPDAVVEIAIIYSDRKDNKSAENTLLPLLKQKPSKDIYNLYASFLAADKNYKGAVSILNTALEKFTDSQSILYHLGVVYDQSGDKTAALSTMHSLLKINENNPDALNYIGYTYAEEGIKLNEAKQLIKKALKIKPDDGYITDSLGWVYYKQGFIKKAIATLVKAVKYSKGDPQILEHLGDAYIKAGDKPKAIISYEAALKNKNINDEKLKKRLQEKLHKLVR; translated from the coding sequence ATGAAACATATAATTATAGTACTGATGTTGTTCATGCCCATAACAGGTTGCGTACACTATTATCATACAACGGATATCCCCGTTTATACAATAGACAAGACCTCAAAAGCAGAAGCGTACCTGATGCTTTCGAACACGGAAGCAGAAAACGGAGATGCCGGGCCTGCAATAAAAAACCTGAAATCTGCAATAGAAAACGACCCGTCTTCTCCATATCTCTATCTGAAACTTGCCCAGTTATATGGATTGAAGCAGGAGTTTAAAAACGCAGATAAAGCAATAGATCAGGCTTTAAAAATCGATCCGGATTATATCCCCGCCCTGTATGGTAAAGCCGATCTGTACAGCAGTGAAGGTAAAACAAAACAGGCAATAGGCATATTAAAACACATCGTCGTACTTAACCCGGATTCGGAAAATGCGTATCTTGCACTTGCACTCACACAGTATCATTCGGAGGATATTAAAGGTGCCCAGTCTGCACTGAAAGATATGATCATACATATACCTTCTTCGCCTTACTCATACTACTATCTGGCAAAGATAGCCGTTGATCAAAAAAAGTACAAAGACGCCATAGAATATTACAATGAGGCGTACAAAGTGGCACCCGATTTTTATACGGCACTCTATGAAGAGGCTGATGTTTATGCATATTTAAAAGAGTACGGCAATGCCGTCAAGACTTACAATAAACTGATCAAAGAAGGCAGCCCCGATACACCGGTGATTTATGAAAAGATGGGCGACCTCTATCTCTCGGAAAAGGACTATACGAAAGCCATTGGAAGTTATCTGAAAGCGCAATCGTCCCGTTCATCAATAACTTTACAGTTGAAAACGGGTATCGCATACGTTGAAGCGAAGGATTACAAAAATGCGGAAGTTGTGTTTAAAGATATAATACGATCTAATCCCGATTTTTACAGGGCGTATTATTATTACGGTATGCTGCTTGCGGAAAACAGGAAATATGATGCTGCAATAAATATCCTCAATAAAGTTCCTGAAGGCGACCCCGTTTATCCCGATGCTGTTGTAGAGATTGCTATAATATACAGTGACAGAAAAGATAATAAATCTGCCGAAAACACACTCCTGCCTTTATTAAAACAAAAACCGTCAAAGGACATATATAATCTATACGCATCATTCCTGGCAGCAGATAAGAATTACAAGGGTGCTGTTTCCATACTTAACACGGCATTAGAAAAATTCACGGATAGTCAATCGATACTTTATCACCTTGGTGTTGTTTACGATCAATCGGGGGATAAGACGGCCGCACTTAGCACAATGCATAGTTTACTTAAGATCAACGAGAATAATCCCGATGCACTTAACTATATCGGCTACACTTATGCAGAAGAAGGCATAAAGCTGAATGAAGCAAAACAGCTGATAAAAAAGGCTTTAAAAATCAAGCCCGATGACGGCTACATAACAGACAGTCTTGGATGGGTATATTATAAACAGGGTTTCATAAAAAAAGCCATAGCCACACTTGTGAAGGCTGTTAAATATTCAAAAGGCGATCCTCAGATACTCGAGCATCTCGGGGATGCTTATATCAAGGCAGGGGATAAACCTAAGGCAATAATAAGCTATGAGGCTGCATTAAAGAATAAGAATATAAACGATGAAAAGCTTAAGAAACGGTTACAGGAGAAGCTTCATAAGCTCGTCAGATAA